In Ferrigenium kumadai, the DNA window CTACGACCATCCCGATGTCGCACAGTCTGGTTGCAGCACGGCACGGGCGTGGGCGAAGCGGCCACTGGAGCCGGCGCCGGAGCAGAGGGCCGAGTTGATCGCGCGCATCAAGCGCCTGCTCAAGGAGCAGGACGCAGTGCTGGTGTCGCATTACTACGTGCATCCAGACTTGCAGGATCTCGCCGAGGAGACGGGCGGCATCGTGTCCGACTCGCTGGATATGGCGAACTTCGGCCACCAGCATCCGGCAAAGACCATCGTGGTCGCGGGCGTGCGCTTCATGGGCGAGACCGCGAAGATACTCAATCCGGAGAAGCGCGTGCTGATGCCGGACCTCGAGGCGGAATGTTCGCTCGACCTCGGCTGTCCGGCGGACGAGTTCGCCGCGTTCTGCGATGCGCATCCGGACCGCACCGTGGTGGTGTACGCCAATACCAGTGCGGCGGTTAAAGCGCGCGCCGACTGGATGGTGACCAGCTCGATCGCGCTGCCCATCGTCAAGCACCTGAAAGAGCGCGGCGAGAAGATCCTGTGGGCGCCAGACCGCCATCTGGGCAGTTACATCCAGGAACAGACCGGTGCGGACATGCTGCTTTGGCAGGGCTCGTGCATCGTGCATGACGAATACAAGGCGAAAGAGCTGCAGGAACTCAAGGCGCAACACCCCGGCGCGTTGGTGCTGGTGCACCCCGAATCCCCGCGCGCGGTGGTCAAGCTGGCGGATGTGGTCGGCTCCACCACGCAACTCATCAAGGCCGCACAGCATTCCGATGCGAAGGAGTTCATCGTCGCCACCGACAACGGCATTCTGCACAAGATGCGTGCGCTGTGTCCGGGCAAGATTTTCCTCGAGGCGCCCACCGCAGGGTATGGCGCGACCTGTACCAGTTGCAGCCATTGTCCGTGGATGGCGATGAACGGCCTGATCAATCTCGCCGATGTACTGGAGACGGGAAAAAACGAGATCTACGTCGATCCGGCCATCATCCCGAGCGCCGTCAGGCCGATCCAGCGCATGCTGGATTTCGCCAAGCAGATCAACCTGCCGACACGCGGCATCGGCAACGCTTAGGCTGCGGGGTTCCGGTGCCAGCCCTGAAGATCGCCACCTACAATATCCACAAGGGCTTTTCCCATTTCAATCGCCGCGTGGTGCTGCACGAACTGCGCGACCGTTTGCACGAGCTGGACGCCGACATCGTGTTCCTGCAAGAGGTGCAGGGCGAGCATGTGCGCCACCCCGAGCGTTACCATAACTACCCGGACGAGCCGCAGCACGAGTTCATCGCGGGCGAGGTATGGCCGCATCACGCTTATGGCAAGAACGCGGTGTATCAACTCGGCCACCACGGCAATGCCATCCTCAGCCGTTTCCCCATCCTGTGCTCGGTGAACAAGGACGTCTCCGCGCACCGTTTCGAGAGCCGCGGCCTGCTGCATTGCGAGGTCGACATCGGCGGGCGTTATCGCGTCCATTGCCTGTGCGTGCACTTCGGCCTGTTCGCCAAGGGGAGGCGCGTGCAGACGCGCGCGCTGATCGAGCACGTCAAGGAGAATATCCCGGACGGCATGCCGCTGATCGTTGCCGGAGACTTCAACGACTGGAGCAACCAGTCGAGCCGGACCCTGGCCAGCGAGCTGGGCATGCATGACGTGTTCCAGATGCACGGCGGCAAGCTGGCGCGCAGCTATCCCGCCGCGCTACCCCTGTTCCGCCTTGACCGCATCTACGTGCGCGGCTTCGGCGTGCTGCACAGCGATGTGCATTTCGGTGCGGCATGGCAGCGTCTGTCAGACCATGCCGCGCTTTCCGCTCAAGTGAAGAGAACATGAACGGCATCCTCCAGATTGCCGGAAACAATCTGATGCTGCTGCAGAGCGGATCGGCCTATTTCCCGCAGTTGTGCGCCGATATCGATGCCGCGCACCATTCCATCTACCTGGAAACGTACATCTTTGCCGCCGACGAGACCGGTCATATGGTCTCGGCGGCGCTGCGCCGCGCTGCCGCGCGCGGGGTTACGGTGCGCCTGATGCTGGATGGTTTCGGGTCGGCGGAATTGCCCCAGCGATGGGTGGATGACCTGCGCAGTGCGGGCGTCGAGGTGCAGTGGTTCCGCCGCAAGATATCTCCGCTGACTTTGCGCCGCAGCCGCCTGCGACGCCTGCACCGCAAGCTGGTGGTGATAGACGGGGAGATCGCCTTCGTGGGCGGAATCAACATCACCGACGATATCCCGCAGCGCCGTGGTTTGGCTGCGCCGCGGCTGGATTATGCGGTGCGCCTGAAGGGAGCCCTGACGGGCGAGATCCACGCGGTGATGAGGCATCTGTGGGGCATGGTGTCGTGGGCCAATGTCCACCACCATAGCAGGCGCATCCACTGGAGGCTGAGAGAAGCGAAGAGGCCGCAGGCCGCAGGTGACGTCGCGCTGGTGCTGCGCGACAATCTGCGCCACCGCCGCGATATCGAGCGCGCCTACCTCAAGGCGATCGCCACGGCGCAACACGAGATTATCATCGCCAACGCCTATTTCCTGCCCGGCCGCGTGTTCCGTCGCGCGCTGAAACTGGCCGTTCAACGCGGGGTGCGCGTTGTGCTGCTGTTGCAGGGGAAGGTGGAGTACCGCCTGCAACACTATGCGACGCACGCGCTGTATGAGGAGTTGCTGGGGGCAGGCATCGAGATCTACGAATACCTCCCCAGCTATCTGCACGCCAAGGTGGCCGTGGTCGATGGGCAGTGGGCGACGGTGGGTTCCTCCAACATCGATCCGTTCAGTCTGCTGCTGGCACGCGAGGCCAACCTGGTGGTGCGCGATGCCGCCTTCGCCGGAGAAGTGCGCAAGAGCCTGATGGCCGCCCTTGCCAGCGAGGCGCGGCGTGTGGAGTTTGCACGGGAAAGCGTCTTTGTTCATGTGCTGGCGCGCATGAGCTATGGCATCGTCCGATTCCTGGTGGGGATGCTGGGCATGTCCAGAAGGCAGTGATGCCAGGCACGGGGCGTCGGAGGAATTTCCAGTCTGTTTCATAATAATGAAACATCGGTTTGGCATGATGCTTGGCGAAACGTGATTGATGGCGATCTTCGGGGCTCCTGCCCCATGCCTTCATGCATTTCCTCTCCTCATTTTGGGCGTCCTGTGGACGCCCGTTTTTTTGCCGTCCGGCGTGATCCGTGCCGCCCCTCGTACCGTGTGGGCCGATCTTCTGCCGGATACAATTGTTAACAAAAATAAAATATTTGTCCGGCAGATGCTTGTTACAGTGTAAGCGAAAGCGATCGCGGGACTTCCCGCTCTTCCTTTCATGTTTCTCATCCTCTTTCGGGCATCCTGTGGGTGCCCGTTTTTTTTGCCGGTTTCATCAAGGTGTGCGCGGCTATAATTTGCACCCTGTCATTCTCACCGCTCCGACATGCGACCATCCTCATCCTCAAGCGAGCACGCCGCCAACCGTGCCGACTGGCAGACCATCCGTTCCCTGTTGCCCTACCTGTGGGAGTTCAAGTGGCGCGTTGTGATCGCGCTGAGCCTGCTGGTGGTGTCCAAGCTCGCCAACGTGTCGGTACCGCTGGTGCTGAAGGAGATCATCGACTCGCTGGACTCGTCGCATAAGGTGCTGGTGGTGCCGGTGGCACTGGTCGTCGGCTACGGGGTGCTGCGCCTTTTCAGCACGCTGTTCGGCGAGTTGCGCGATGCAGTGTTCGCCAAGGTGACGCAGCGAGCGATCCGGCGCGTGGCGCTGCAGGTGTTCGAGCATCTGCACAGTCTCAGCCTGCGTTTCCATCTCGACCGGCAGACCGGGGGGGTGTCACGCGACATCGAGCGCGGCACGCGCGGCATCGGCTTCCTGCTGAACTTCATGCTGTTCAATATCCTTCCGACCCTGCTTGAGATCGGGCTGGTGGCGGCGATCCTGTTCAGCAAATACAACGTCTGGTTCGCGGTGATCACCTTCGTCACCCTGATCGTCTACATCGCGTTCACGCTGTTCATCACCGAGTGGCGCATGGTGGTGCGCCGCTCGATGAACGACCTCGACTCCAAGGCGAACAGCCGCGCCATCGACAGCCTGCTGAACTACGAGACGGTGAAGTACTTCGGCAACGAGCGCTACGAGGCGCGGCGCTACGACGAGAACATGCAGCGCTGGGAGGTGGCGGCAGTGCGCAATGCCACCTCGCTGGCGTTGCTCAATGCGGGCCAGAGCTTCATCATCGCCATCGGCATCACTGCGCTGATGCTGCTGGCGGCCGACGAGGTGGTGAAGGGGACAATGACGCTGGGCGACCTGGTGCTGGTCAACGTGTTCATGATCCAGCTCTACATGCCGCTGCACTTCCTCGGTTTCGTGTATCGCGAGATCCGCCATGCCCTGGCGGATATGGAAAAGATGTTCGGCCTGCTGCACGAGCACCGCGAGATCGCCGACGCCCCCGATGCCCGGATCCTGCAGCCGGACCAGGCCGAGGTGCGCTTCGAGCATGTCGGTTTCGGCTATGGGCCGGACCGCCAGATATTGTTCGACGTGGATTTTTCGATCCTCGCGGGGCAGACCGTCGCCGTGGTCGGCGCGAGCGGAGCGGGCAAGTCCACGCTGTCGCGCCTGCTGTTCCGCTTTTACGATATGCAGCAGGGGCGCATCCTGATCAACGGCCAGGACATCCGCGCGGTGACGCAGGCCAGCCTGCGCGCGGCGATCGGCATCGTGCCGCAGGACACTGTGCTGTTCAACGACACGATCTACTACAACATCGCCTATGGCCGTCCCGAAGCGACGCGCGCGGAGATCATGGCGGCGGCGCAGGCCGCGCACATCCACGGCTTCATCGAGTCATTGCCGCAGGGCTATGACAGCATGGTGGGCGAGCGCGGCCTGAAGCTGTCCGGTGGCGAGAAGCAGCGCGTGGCGATTGCGCGTGCCATTTTGAAGAACCCGGCGATCCTGATCTTCGACGAGGCGACTTCCGCGCTCGACTCGAAGTCCGAGAAAGCGATACAGGCCGAATTGCACGGCATCGCCCGGAACCGCACCACACTGATCATCGCGCACCGCCTGTCCACCGTGGTCGAGGCTGACCAGATACTGGTGATGGACAAGGGGCGGATCATCGAACGCGGCACGCATCGAGAATTGCTTATGCTGAACGGGGTTTACGCGCAGATGTGGAATCTTCAGAAACAAGAGGAGATGAGTGATTCTGTGTATTGATTTATATCGATATTGAGGTATCCTACGCAGCATTGGATGTGGTTGAAAGGGTTGCACATGAAAAAGGTATTACTGACAGGTCTGCTGGTTGGCTACACGCTCGCGGCACAGGCGGGGGACTATGGCACAGTAAAATCGGAAGGCGCCCGTTACGCTCCGGTGTTCAAGGTCAATTCCACGCCCAAACTGCATTCCTCAATCGCGTTGATTTACGACCAGCAGACGCAGACCCCGCTGTACACCAAAAAGCCCGATGCGCTTGCTCCTATCGCTTCCATCACCAAGCTGATGACGGCGATGGTGGTGCTGGACGCGCATCAGTCGCTGGATGACGAGATCAGCATCGACGTGGCGGATATCGATACCCTCAAGGGCACGCATTCGCGTCTGCGCATCGGCATGACGTTTACACGCAGCGAGTTGCTCAAGCTGGCCTTGATGGCTTCGGAGAACCGCGCGGCATCTGCCTTGGCACGATCCTATCCGGGCGGGCGGGATGCGGCGGTTGCCGCGATGAACGCCAAGGCGCGCGAACTGGGGATGTACAACACACGTTTCCTCGATCCCACGGGATTGAACAGCGACAACGTCTCCACTGCGCGCGACCTGGTCAAGATGGTTGCGGCCGCACACAACTACTCACTGATACATCAGTACACGACCACGGCTTCGCATACCGTAGACGGGTGGGGCGGGCGTGATCTGCGCTTCAACAACACCAATCCCCTCGTCAGGAACGCCAAGTGGGAGATCGGCGTGAGCAAGACCGGCTTCATCAACGAGGCGGGCCGCTGCCTGGTGATGGAGGCGAAGATCAACCAGCGTCCGGTGATCATCGTGCTGCTCGATTCCTGGGGGAAGAGTACCCGTATCGGCGATGCCAACCGCATCAAGAAATGGATGGAAAGCTCCATTGCGCGCACGACGCGGCGCGGTTGATGGCAGGATTCATGGAGAGAGGGGCGTAGCCCCTCTTTTTATTTATCTCCGATGATAGAGCTGGTCCTACTCGCTGTCGTCGTCGCGACCGTGATCCTGGCAATACGCAAGGGCGGTGCCGCGGTGCCTGTCGAGCCGCTCATCGTGCAGCGCCCCGGGCAATACCACATCACGCTTGCGCCGCAGCTCGATTCCTCGCTTGGATTCATCGAGGCTGTGGCACAGCGGCTGGCTGGCGACAGCCAGCCGGCCGGAGATACGCCGACCATCTTTTTCCAGGTGCGCCGCGCGGGCGGTCAGGCCGAAAATTTCTATTTGCTGGCGATCGCATTCCGCAAGGGCGTGTTTTTCATCCAGGCCATTGTGCCGCGCCCCTTGCGCGATTCGGAGAGCCATCTGGCCGCTCTGCGTGAATTCTCCGATGCGGTGCTGTTAAACTACCCGCCGGTTCCGCCGTTCGATGCGGCCGGGGCGGAGAGGATAGATGCTTCGGTCGAGGAGGTTGCGCAGCAATCTGGAATCGTGGTCAGCAAACTGGTCGCTTAACAGGGGGGGGCTCGCCCGGGCTTATGGGCGGGAGCATAAAAAGCTAGAACTATCATGGCAAAGCAGAAAATAGGACGATTCGAAGTATTGCGCGAACTGGGCAAGGGAGGCCAAGGGACAGTCTATCTGGCTTACGATCCCCAGCTCGACCGCCAGATCGCGATCAAGACGCTGCGCAATCTGGGACGTAGTGCCGAGCTGCTGGTTCGCGAGGCGCGAGTCGTCAGCAAGATGCAACACCCCAATATCATTCCGCTTTACGACGCGGGGGAGCATCAAGGCAGCCCTTACCTGGTTTATGCCCACATCGAGGGGCGGACTCTCGCCCAGAAGCTCAAGCAGGACAAGACATTGCCTCTTGTGGAGGCTGCAGAAATCGCCTGCGGCGTACTGGAGGGGCTGTCATATGCCCACGCACAAGGCGTGATGCATCTGGACATAAAACCATCCAACGTGATGCTGTCCAGCACCGGACAGCCGATGGTGATGGACTTTGGCCTGGCGCAGGCGATCAACGGCCAGGAGCGGCTTGCCGGCGATGCCATTAGCGGCACGCCTCTCTACATGGCACCCGAGCGCATCTCCGGAAAGCCGGTCGATTCCCTTGCCGATATCTATTCCGTCGGCATGATGCTGTACGAGATGGTGACGGGCGAGCCGGCGGTGAGCGGCGAAAGCGTCTATGCGGTGCTCCATCGTGCGGCACATGAAGAGGTTGCCGCCCCCTCTGCGATCAACGAGCAGGTGGATGCGCAGATGGAGGCGATCATCCTCAAGGCGATCGCCAAAAATCCGGACGATCGTTACCGGAATGCCTCCGCGATGAAGCAGGCCCTGGAAGGCTACCTCGGCAAGATGGCCGCCGCAGCAGAGGGTGAACGGCGCAAGGCGCACAGCACGCTGGAATTCCTGTTGCGCCGGATGCGCAGCAAGAATGACTTTCCGGCCCTGTCCAACGTCATTTCCGAAATCAACCGCATCGTCTCGTCCGATTCGGAGAGTCCCAACAAGCTGGCCCGTGTCATCCTTCAGGACTTTGCGCTGACCAACAAGTTGCTGCGGCTGGTGAACACAGTTACCTACGGCCAGTTCGGCGGCAACATCAACACCATTTCAAAAGCCGTCGTGATTCTGGGCTTCGAGACCGTCCGCAATATCGCGATGACGCTGATCCTGTTCGAGTTCATGCAGAACAAGGCGCAATCCGCGCGCCTCAAGGATGAGGTGGTGCTGGCGATCTTTGCCGGCCTTGTCGCAGCGCAGTTGTCCACGGGCGAGCACGTCCGCGACGCCGAAGAGGCGATGGTCTGTTCGATGTTCCAC includes these proteins:
- the nadA gene encoding quinolinate synthase NadA, whose product is MSKNVISIPYDHPDVAQSGCSTARAWAKRPLEPAPEQRAELIARIKRLLKEQDAVLVSHYYVHPDLQDLAEETGGIVSDSLDMANFGHQHPAKTIVVAGVRFMGETAKILNPEKRVLMPDLEAECSLDLGCPADEFAAFCDAHPDRTVVVYANTSAAVKARADWMVTSSIALPIVKHLKERGEKILWAPDRHLGSYIQEQTGADMLLWQGSCIVHDEYKAKELQELKAQHPGALVLVHPESPRAVVKLADVVGSTTQLIKAAQHSDAKEFIVATDNGILHKMRALCPGKIFLEAPTAGYGATCTSCSHCPWMAMNGLINLADVLETGKNEIYVDPAIIPSAVRPIQRMLDFAKQINLPTRGIGNA
- a CDS encoding endonuclease/exonuclease/phosphatase family protein, which encodes MPALKIATYNIHKGFSHFNRRVVLHELRDRLHELDADIVFLQEVQGEHVRHPERYHNYPDEPQHEFIAGEVWPHHAYGKNAVYQLGHHGNAILSRFPILCSVNKDVSAHRFESRGLLHCEVDIGGRYRVHCLCVHFGLFAKGRRVQTRALIEHVKENIPDGMPLIVAGDFNDWSNQSSRTLASELGMHDVFQMHGGKLARSYPAALPLFRLDRIYVRGFGVLHSDVHFGAAWQRLSDHAALSAQVKRT
- the clsB gene encoding cardiolipin synthase ClsB yields the protein MNGILQIAGNNLMLLQSGSAYFPQLCADIDAAHHSIYLETYIFAADETGHMVSAALRRAAARGVTVRLMLDGFGSAELPQRWVDDLRSAGVEVQWFRRKISPLTLRRSRLRRLHRKLVVIDGEIAFVGGINITDDIPQRRGLAAPRLDYAVRLKGALTGEIHAVMRHLWGMVSWANVHHHSRRIHWRLREAKRPQAAGDVALVLRDNLRHRRDIERAYLKAIATAQHEIIIANAYFLPGRVFRRALKLAVQRGVRVVLLLQGKVEYRLQHYATHALYEELLGAGIEIYEYLPSYLHAKVAVVDGQWATVGSSNIDPFSLLLAREANLVVRDAAFAGEVRKSLMAALASEARRVEFARESVFVHVLARMSYGIVRFLVGMLGMSRRQ
- a CDS encoding ABCB family ABC transporter ATP-binding protein/permease, producing the protein MRPSSSSSEHAANRADWQTIRSLLPYLWEFKWRVVIALSLLVVSKLANVSVPLVLKEIIDSLDSSHKVLVVPVALVVGYGVLRLFSTLFGELRDAVFAKVTQRAIRRVALQVFEHLHSLSLRFHLDRQTGGVSRDIERGTRGIGFLLNFMLFNILPTLLEIGLVAAILFSKYNVWFAVITFVTLIVYIAFTLFITEWRMVVRRSMNDLDSKANSRAIDSLLNYETVKYFGNERYEARRYDENMQRWEVAAVRNATSLALLNAGQSFIIAIGITALMLLAADEVVKGTMTLGDLVLVNVFMIQLYMPLHFLGFVYREIRHALADMEKMFGLLHEHREIADAPDARILQPDQAEVRFEHVGFGYGPDRQILFDVDFSILAGQTVAVVGASGAGKSTLSRLLFRFYDMQQGRILINGQDIRAVTQASLRAAIGIVPQDTVLFNDTIYYNIAYGRPEATRAEIMAAAQAAHIHGFIESLPQGYDSMVGERGLKLSGGEKQRVAIARAILKNPAILIFDEATSALDSKSEKAIQAELHGIARNRTTLIIAHRLSTVVEADQILVMDKGRIIERGTHRELLMLNGVYAQMWNLQKQEEMSDSVY
- the pbpG gene encoding D-alanyl-D-alanine endopeptidase, with translation MKKVLLTGLLVGYTLAAQAGDYGTVKSEGARYAPVFKVNSTPKLHSSIALIYDQQTQTPLYTKKPDALAPIASITKLMTAMVVLDAHQSLDDEISIDVADIDTLKGTHSRLRIGMTFTRSELLKLALMASENRAASALARSYPGGRDAAVAAMNAKARELGMYNTRFLDPTGLNSDNVSTARDLVKMVAAAHNYSLIHQYTTTASHTVDGWGGRDLRFNNTNPLVRNAKWEIGVSKTGFINEAGRCLVMEAKINQRPVIIVLLDSWGKSTRIGDANRIKKWMESSIARTTRRG
- a CDS encoding serine/threonine protein kinase; translated protein: MAKQKIGRFEVLRELGKGGQGTVYLAYDPQLDRQIAIKTLRNLGRSAELLVREARVVSKMQHPNIIPLYDAGEHQGSPYLVYAHIEGRTLAQKLKQDKTLPLVEAAEIACGVLEGLSYAHAQGVMHLDIKPSNVMLSSTGQPMVMDFGLAQAINGQERLAGDAISGTPLYMAPERISGKPVDSLADIYSVGMMLYEMVTGEPAVSGESVYAVLHRAAHEEVAAPSAINEQVDAQMEAIILKAIAKNPDDRYRNASAMKQALEGYLGKMAAAAEGERRKAHSTLEFLLRRMRSKNDFPALSNVISEINRIVSSDSESPNKLARVILQDFALTNKLLRLVNTVTYGQFGGNINTISKAVVILGFETVRNIAMTLILFEFMQNKAQSARLKDEVVLAIFAGLVAAQLSTGEHVRDAEEAMVCSMFHNLGRMLVIFYFFEESQEVLRMVEQGANEEQAAFKVLGISYSELGLGVARTWNFPPRLLAGMRKLGGGKLRALHGDMDYLTATVNLANELCAAAATTEIGEKGKALRELSARYSAAMKVSEREMGKALDVGLDELANRAAVLGISPGNSALLQKVSRWSGHAVLIQQGKQQDGEMDGVASLEEVVEQQNAGKSDEEGSRRSPEDILGAGIQDVTTSLVSDYSLNDVLQMVLETIYRGMGFERTIFLIRDNKQNAMTARIGFGNGVGAVIPRFKFPLSFSADVFHLSISKGADILIEDTRAQNITDKIPDWYRSSVNAPCFMLLPVMVKDKAIGLFYADMPEANGLNISKQQLSLLRTLRNQAVLAIKQKI